The Methylomarinum vadi genome has a window encoding:
- a CDS encoding MlaC/ttg2D family ABC transporter substrate-binding protein: MINKPLLPLFFWGLIVMSSAAPATEDVAQARQVIETSSEQIEKTLQQPAYQNDFAKATKFVDGIVTKFVDMRRVSLLVLGKNIRKSTPEQRQRFMQEFKILLVRTYTRAFLEYKEWTLTFKPYNDTKDDRKTIVKTQVHQPGKQPVNIHYRMLLTKQGEWKVYDIIIEGVSLVTNYRSTFNQEIAQTGSLEGVIQTLVDKNNRANPKEEI; this comes from the coding sequence ATGATTAACAAACCATTGCTGCCGTTGTTTTTTTGGGGACTCATCGTGATGTCTTCCGCGGCTCCGGCGACCGAGGATGTCGCCCAAGCGCGGCAAGTCATCGAAACCAGCTCGGAGCAAATCGAAAAGACGCTGCAACAGCCGGCCTATCAAAATGATTTCGCCAAGGCGACAAAATTCGTCGATGGTATCGTAACCAAATTCGTCGATATGCGTAGGGTATCGCTGCTGGTTTTAGGCAAGAATATCCGTAAATCGACGCCGGAACAAAGGCAGCGTTTTATGCAGGAATTCAAAATACTGTTGGTACGTACCTATACTCGGGCATTTCTTGAATACAAGGAATGGACTCTTACCTTCAAACCCTATAACGATACCAAGGATGATCGTAAGACCATCGTAAAAACCCAAGTCCATCAACCGGGTAAACAGCCTGTCAATATTCATTACCGGATGTTGCTCACTAAGCAAGGCGAATGGAAGGTGTACGATATTATCATCGAAGGCGTCAGTTTAGTGACGAACTATCGTTCGACTTTCAACCAAGAAATCGCCCAAACCGGTTCGCTCGAGGGGGTTATTCAAACACTGGTGGACAAAAATAATAGGGCCAATCCCAAGGAAGAGATTTAG